The following nucleotide sequence is from Borreliella spielmanii.
CTAAAAAACCGTTTATTTTTAGAATAATTTTTCATTTTTTTGTAAAATTGGCATTTCTTAGCGATATTTGCTATAGGGTGGTGATGGGGCTTTATCCGGATAATGGGTTTAGTTTATTTTTTCCTATAAAAAAAATTTTAGGAACATTTGGGTTAATCTGCTTATTTCCTTTTAAAGCTTTGGGAAATATTTTGATTTTTAATAAAATAAATAAAATTTTAGGTAATAATTTTGTTGTTGGAATTACTGGTGGTGGGAGTATGTCTTTGTCTGTTGTTAGATTTTTTAATTCAATTGGCATTGAACTTGCTAATGCTTATGGATTAACAGAAACTTCACCTGGAGTGGCTTCTAATAAACATAAAAAAGTGATTATTGGGACTTGCGGTAAAATTTTACCTGGAACTGTTGCTGAGATTAGAGATGCTGATGGAAATAAACTTGAAAAGCCCGGAAAAGGAATTTTGTTTGTAAAAGGACCTCAAGTAATGCTTGGATATTATAATGATAGGGAGGCAACTTGCAGGATTATTGGTTCTGATGGTTTTTTAAACACGGGGGATATTGCAAAATTATCCAAGGACAATGTTGTTCAAATTATTGGCCGAGAAAAAGATACAATTGTTTTGAATAATGGAGAGAATGTTGAGCCTGGTCCAATTGAGATTAAGCTTGAAGAATCAATATTAATAGAAAAAGCGGTTGTTGTAGGACAAGATCAAAAATTTTTAGGCGCCCTTATTCTTCCAAATTTTGAAGAAATAAATAAGTATCTAGAAAGTGTTGGGCAAAAAATTTTTGATGCTAATAATAGACGTCAAATTATTGCAAACAATATTGTTCTTAAGGCTGTAAATGATGAAATAAAAAAATTAATCAATAGAACCAATGGATTTAAGCCTTTTGAGCAGATATTGAAGTTTACTCTTTTAGAAAAACCATTTGAAGTTGGTAAAGAAATGTCTATTAAGATGGATATTAAGCGAAGCTATATTTTAAATTTTTATAAAAATGAAATTAAAAATTTATTTACTTGATTATTATTTTAAATGCAGCTCAAGCTCTACTATGTCTTCTAATTTTGTATTAGGGGGTATGCTTTGCTTGTAAACAAATCCGTCACCATTTATTTTTATTTTTATAGTATTTTTATAATATTTTAATATGTCTATTGATTCTCTTTTAGAGAGGTTGATAAAATTTGGCAAATATTCTTTGTTTTTATGGTTAGTGACGGTTTTAGGGATTTTAATTTTTGATGGCATTTTGATTTTTTTATATGAGTTTGTATTTTGTTGATGTTCAATAAATTCTATTATTTCTTTTGCCATTGGAGCTGCTATTCTTGTTCCATATATTATTTTTTTGGGATATCTGTATACAATATAAATAATATATTTTGGTTGTTCTGTAGGGTATATTGCCAAGATAGAGGATGTATAGTCTTCTTCTGAGTATTTTCCGGTTTTTCTATCAATGGCCTGAGATGTTCCGCTTTTTGCAGAAATGTCGAGATTTTTAATTTTAAGATTTGGAATTCCACCTTTATTTACAACTTCTCTCATCATTTTTAAAACTTTTTGTGCTGAATTCTTGGATATTACCCTTTTTATTTCTTCCTTATCAAATTTCTTAATATTTTCTCCCTTATCAGTGCTTATTTTTTTTATTATTCTGGGTTTTAACATTATTCCATTGTTACCTAGTGTGCTTGCGGCTTGCAATATTTGAACCGCTGACACCCCTATTTCTTGTCCAAATCCAATTGTAGCTTTACTTCGTCCTGACCATTTTGAATAATGATTTAACAATCCTTTTGTTTCTCCAGGAAATGGAAATCCAACTTTTTCTCCAAATCCAAAATCTAAAAGTTTTTTGTAAAAGTATTCATCGCTAACTTTTTCAGTAATGTAAGCTATTCCTACATTTGATGAATAAACTAAAATCTCTGTAGAATCAATATATTTATAGGGAGGATTTAAGGTTTTGATTGTGATTTTCTCTCCTGACGGAAATTGTTTTTGATATATTCCATTGTCTAAAAATTTTTCTTTTAAATTTAATTTTCCACTTTCTAATAGTATTGCAACTGTAAAAATTTTATTAATGCTTCCAGGCTCATAGGTTAACGATGAAGAAAGGTTTTTTCGTATTTCTTCAGGATATTCAGAATAAAAGTTTGCATCATATTGAGGAAATTGAACCATGGACAATATTTCTCCATTTTGGGAGTTCATTACTAAAGTGATTAAACTTTCGGGATTATTTTCTTTAAAGTAT
It contains:
- a CDS encoding AMP-binding protein, whose amino-acid sequence is MSIAKAFFEVADQQKDKIAQIYKVCDGYTHITYGDLKNNVLRLASFLKSINVKHQDKIFICSENRAEWTVIDFAILSLGAVDIPKGSDVTLFEAEIIFNSVLPSIVILENLTLLDMFVRIPFTVKPIFIIIENLNKEDRLRYSDFEIYTYSDCILFGDNLRKDSEIIEIASKVDSNDMATIIYTSGTTGHPKGVMLSHANLLYQVSSFSLMVDTQVGQIFMCILPIWHSFQRSFSYNIFLKGMVCLFSTIVPRAMLNDIKNINPHYIAAVPRLWIAIRQNIYKEVSKKPFIFRIIFHFFVKLAFLSDICYRVVMGLYPDNGFSLFFPIKKILGTFGLICLFPFKALGNILIFNKINKILGNNFVVGITGGGSMSLSVVRFFNSIGIELANAYGLTETSPGVASNKHKKVIIGTCGKILPGTVAEIRDADGNKLEKPGKGILFVKGPQVMLGYYNDREATCRIIGSDGFLNTGDIAKLSKDNVVQIIGREKDTIVLNNGENVEPGPIEIKLEESILIEKAVVVGQDQKFLGALILPNFEEINKYLESVGQKIFDANNRRQIIANNIVLKAVNDEIKKLINRTNGFKPFEQILKFTLLEKPFEVGKEMSIKMDIKRSYILNFYKNEIKNLFT
- a CDS encoding penicillin-binding protein, which gives rise to MTKRLNNKYRTKTILTIFLVITLLTIYKYLILMVFNNSPDNIVSLKSNDIVKRGTIYDRNGKPIAFSSKSYSIGTNPQKIENIVNTSETLGAILQIDSRILKEKLSSNKGFLYIKRKIKREESDLIKRIQAEGRLSNITLYPDYTRIYPFRYTTSNITGFVGIDNLGLEGIEFSLNSILGKDKTRQQFLNEELETNNIYLTIDMNLQQGVSKIAKKYFKENNPESLITLVMNSQNGEILSMVQFPQYDANFYSEYPEEIRKNLSSSLTYEPGSINKIFTVAILLESGKLNLKEKFLDNGIYQKQFPSGEKITIKTLNPPYKYIDSTEILVYSSNVGIAYITEKVSDEYFYKKLLDFGFGEKVGFPFPGETKGLLNHYSKWSGRSKATIGFGQEIGVSAVQILQAASTLGNNGIMLKPRIIKKISTDKGENIKKFDKEEIKRVISKNSAQKVLKMMREVVNKGGIPNLKIKNLDISAKSGTSQAIDRKTGKYSEEDYTSSILAIYPTEQPKYIIYIVYRYPKKIIYGTRIAAPMAKEIIEFIEHQQNTNSYKKIKMPSKIKIPKTVTNHKNKEYLPNFINLSKRESIDILKYYKNTIKIKINGDGFVYKQSIPPNTKLEDIVELELHLK